One part of the Clostridium thermosuccinogenes genome encodes these proteins:
- a CDS encoding VanW family protein — protein sequence MKKVIELGNLKNLFLFLAFQTTLAIFFGLMAIFLLYENKIPSNTYVGSINISSLSREEAAKKVSQYYEGILHGGSITIKLDGKREFKIDYGEIDASINGMETACNAFGKDFVHRVLGVINGCFFYGTRNQIGPVINYNEGKLRVKVSEIAKAVNTEPVNAAVYIKDGKVVKKDGSSGITLDVDNAINKLKAQMGNLPDSLIEFNVSDNYEVKVVHPQYTSGFFEDADLIISQCSTDISSQSYINSAVLAAKAINGVVVEACGAEDDTFSFNRCLNQMGSPAKEDDEGYNIVASTLYKAVLMAGIDHSGIVRTPHGEVVDYMEPGLDARILEGEMDLRFKNSLKSKLFIFAEVADNRITVSIVGNDEIGDDRDYRIETEVIQRFSPAVVNVESRQLQQGEKRVVFPGREGLKVNVYRVMQKDGKEVGREFLYNDKYDAIDKVVEIGPDTKWEEDTGLK from the coding sequence GTGAAGAAGGTGATTGAGCTTGGAAATCTGAAAAATCTATTCCTGTTTTTGGCTTTTCAGACAACACTTGCCATTTTCTTCGGTCTCATGGCAATATTTTTATTATATGAAAATAAAATTCCCTCAAATACATATGTAGGAAGTATAAACATAAGTTCTTTAAGCCGTGAGGAAGCAGCGAAGAAAGTTTCACAATATTACGAGGGTATTTTGCATGGCGGCAGTATTACGATAAAGCTTGACGGGAAAAGGGAATTCAAAATTGATTATGGTGAAATAGATGCATCCATTAACGGCATGGAAACAGCCTGCAATGCCTTTGGAAAGGATTTCGTCCATAGGGTGCTGGGGGTAATTAACGGTTGTTTTTTTTATGGCACCAGAAATCAGATAGGACCGGTCATCAACTATAATGAAGGAAAGCTGAGAGTAAAAGTGTCCGAAATTGCTAAGGCTGTCAACACTGAGCCTGTCAATGCAGCAGTATATATTAAGGACGGAAAAGTTGTAAAGAAGGACGGTTCTTCAGGGATAACCCTCGATGTGGATAATGCAATTAACAAACTTAAGGCTCAAATGGGAAATTTGCCCGATTCTCTTATAGAGTTTAACGTTTCGGATAATTATGAGGTGAAAGTTGTTCATCCCCAATATACCTCCGGGTTTTTTGAGGATGCGGATTTGATAATTTCCCAGTGTTCCACAGATATTAGCTCCCAGTCGTACATAAATTCTGCCGTGCTTGCAGCCAAGGCGATAAACGGAGTTGTCGTGGAAGCTTGCGGTGCTGAAGACGATACTTTCTCCTTTAACCGGTGCCTTAACCAAATGGGAAGTCCGGCAAAGGAAGATGATGAAGGATATAATATTGTAGCTTCTACGCTGTATAAAGCCGTGCTTATGGCTGGCATCGACCACTCCGGCATTGTGAGGACTCCTCACGGTGAGGTGGTTGATTATATGGAACCAGGCTTGGATGCAAGAATCCTGGAAGGAGAAATGGATCTAAGGTTTAAAAACAGCCTTAAGTCCAAATTGTTTATTTTCGCCGAGGTTGCAGATAACAGGATTACGGTGAGCATTGTCGGAAATGATGAAATCGGAGATGATCGGGATTACAGGATAGAAACCGAAGTGATCCAGAGGTTTTCACCTGCCGTGGTGAACGTGGAAAGCCGGCAGCTCCAACAAGGCGAGAAAAGAGTGGTCTTCCCGGGAAGGGAAGGATTAAAGGTTAATGTATACAGGGTAATGCAAAAAGACGGAAAAGAGGTAGGACGAGAGTTTTTGTATAATGACAAATACGACGCCATTGACAAAGTCGTGGAAATCGGACCCGATACAAAATGGGAAGAGGATACCGGATTGAAATAA
- a CDS encoding PRC-barrel domain-containing protein codes for MKKTQEVIGLPVISICDGSEVGKVKELVVNAEKGAVDFVIVDNGTQILGASVIPTEKVLGIGGYALTIENSSDMEEISKMPAAVDLLQKDVKVKNTRILTKKGRLIGETGDIFIDEDNRCSIAGLEFISNAAEEQIKIIPRESVITFGKNLIVVAENVEETLLNDAEQLMSEKAAADAEKKNLEFSDEAVITGVSPEMPGAPENTSELLSVNNNSNSPEAYQDNAAGLFKEKQIQYLKGRKATKTITDSLGNIIVSEGMDITEEIISKATQEGKLIDLAMNNKA; via the coding sequence ATGAAAAAAACTCAAGAGGTGATAGGTTTACCTGTTATAAGTATCTGTGACGGTTCGGAAGTGGGAAAGGTGAAGGAACTGGTTGTTAACGCGGAAAAGGGTGCCGTGGATTTTGTCATTGTAGATAACGGTACGCAGATTTTAGGAGCCAGTGTCATTCCCACCGAAAAGGTGCTTGGTATAGGAGGATATGCCCTTACAATTGAAAACAGCAGTGATATGGAGGAAATAAGCAAAATGCCTGCTGCTGTCGACCTTCTTCAAAAGGATGTCAAAGTGAAAAACACCAGGATTCTCACAAAAAAAGGAAGACTGATAGGAGAGACGGGAGATATATTTATCGATGAAGACAATCGGTGCAGCATTGCTGGCCTTGAGTTTATTTCCAATGCAGCTGAGGAACAGATAAAGATTATTCCCAGGGAAAGTGTCATAACTTTCGGAAAAAATCTTATAGTTGTAGCGGAGAATGTTGAAGAAACCCTGTTGAATGATGCAGAACAGCTGATGTCGGAAAAAGCGGCAGCAGATGCTGAAAAAAAAAATCTAGAGTTTTCTGATGAGGCTGTAATAACAGGCGTCAGTCCGGAAATGCCTGGTGCGCCGGAAAATACCAGCGAGCTGCTATCAGTGAATAACAACAGCAATTCACCGGAAGCATATCAGGATAATGCAGCCGGCCTGTTTAAAGAAAAACAGATTCAATATTTAAAGGGAAGAAAGGCTACGAAAACTATAACCGATAGCCTTGGGAATATTATAGTCAGCGAGGGTATGGACATCACGGAAGAGATAATAAGCAAAGCAACGCAGGAGGGCAAGCTGATAGACCTGGCAATGAACAATAAGGCATAA